The Planococcus liqunii genome includes a region encoding these proteins:
- a CDS encoding DUF3934 domain-containing protein, with translation MPKKDKAKSGIGQGTGKKGWTRWQTGAKKAKNAKPYTSKNKKANDLKNKNQPKDEGSGWVDVD, from the coding sequence ATGCCTAAAAAAGATAAAGCAAAAAGCGGAATTGGACAGGGAACCGGCAAAAAAGGCTGGACGCGCTGGCAAACAGGCGCTAAAAAAGCGAAAAATGCCAAACCATATACGAGCAAAAACAAAAAAGCGAACGATCTAAAGAACAAAAACCAGCCGAAGGATGAAGGATCAGGCTGGGTTGACGTGGATTGA